One Mesomycoplasma molare genomic window carries:
- a CDS encoding Eco47II family restriction endonuclease yields MKYNLKFIKEEDFEYHVKKTIMEYGEILKKINLKKFNKNIIDPIKLLFDKNILNKTYKEIIELELHRQRDKSNNNAIGYFHQNIFKYIKNCKIPKEGWDIIYEDEISKTVYYIEMKNKHNTMNSSSAKSTYIRMQNHLLNSKDKEKSICALVEIISKKSDDSEWVITLEKEKQLPNKRIRKISIDKFYEIVTGDKNSFKNLCTQLPKTIEKIITNDSKFKIEKDTVFDELETIDKDILKSLYKLAFKTYEGF; encoded by the coding sequence ATGAAATATAATTTAAAATTTATAAAAGAAGAAGATTTTGAATATCATGTAAAAAAGACAATTATGGAATATGGAGAAATATTAAAAAAAATAAATTTAAAGAAATTTAATAAAAACATAATTGATCCAATTAAATTGTTATTTGACAAAAATATTTTGAATAAAACTTATAAAGAAATTATTGAATTGGAATTACATAGACAAAGAGATAAATCAAATAATAATGCAATAGGATATTTTCATCAAAATATTTTTAAATATATAAAAAACTGCAAAATTCCAAAAGAAGGTTGAGATATTATATATGAAGATGAGATTTCAAAAACTGTTTATTATATTGAAATGAAAAACAAGCATAATACAATGAATTCTTCTTCTGCTAAAAGTACATATATAAGAATGCAAAATCACTTATTAAATTCTAAAGATAAGGAAAAAAGTATATGTGCCTTAGTTGAAATAATTTCTAAAAAATCAGATGATTCAGAGTGGGTTATAACGCTAGAAAAAGAGAAACAATTACCAAATAAAAGAATAAGAAAAATATCCATAGACAAATTTTATGAAATCGTGACAGGAGATAAGAATTCATTTAAAAATTTATGTACTCAATTACCAAAAACAATAGAAAAAATAATAACTAATGATTCGAAATTTAAGATTGAGAAAGATACTGTATTTGATGAATTAGAAACTATTGACAAAGACATATTGAAATCATTATACAAATTAGCATTTAAAACTTATGAAGGGTTTTAA
- a CDS encoding DNA cytosine methyltransferase — translation MKSIELFAGAGGMALGLEKAGFNHVALIEIDKYAAKTLRINRKNWNVLEEDIEKVADRNLEKEFNVKKYELDLISGGAPCQSFSYAGKKLGLEDVRGTMFYHYAKFLNKLQPKMFLFENVKGLLSHDEGKTFKTILNIFKEQGYYTQFKVLNAVNYGVAQKRERLIVIGIREDLKNNIKFEFPKEYAYKLNLRDILINVPNSEGAKYSKYKEKLFELVPPGGYWKDIPENQAKEYMKSCWYMGGGRTGILRKLSLDEPSLTILTTPQMKQTDRCHPFENRPFTIRESARIQSFPDDWEFFGSMANKYKQIGNAVPCNLAYAIGSEIFKSLKG, via the coding sequence ATGAAGAGTATAGAATTATTTGCTGGAGCAGGTGGTATGGCGTTAGGATTAGAAAAAGCAGGTTTTAATCATGTAGCTTTGATAGAAATTGATAAATATGCAGCAAAAACACTTAGAATAAACAGAAAAAATTGAAATGTTTTAGAAGAAGATATCGAAAAAGTAGCAGATAGAAATTTAGAAAAAGAATTTAATGTAAAAAAATATGAATTAGATTTAATTTCCGGTGGGGCTCCTTGTCAAAGTTTTAGTTACGCAGGAAAGAAACTGGGTTTGGAAGATGTTAGAGGAACTATGTTTTATCATTATGCTAAATTTTTAAATAAATTACAACCTAAAATGTTTTTATTCGAAAATGTTAAAGGATTATTGTCTCATGATGAAGGAAAAACATTTAAAACAATTTTAAATATCTTCAAAGAGCAGGGCTATTATACTCAATTTAAGGTTTTAAATGCAGTAAATTATGGAGTTGCACAAAAAAGAGAAAGACTGATAGTTATCGGAATCAGAGAGGACTTAAAGAATAATATTAAATTTGAATTTCCTAAAGAATATGCATATAAATTGAATTTAAGAGATATTTTAATAAATGTACCAAATAGTGAAGGTGCAAAATATTCAAAATATAAAGAAAAATTATTTGAATTAGTTCCCCCAGGAGGATATTGAAAGGATATACCGGAAAATCAAGCAAAAGAGTATATGAAAAGTTGTTGATATATGGGCGGCGGAAGAACTGGTATATTAAGAAAATTAAGTTTAGATGAACCATCTTTAACTATATTAACAACCCCGCAAATGAAACAAACTGATAGATGTCACCCGTTTGAAAATAGACCTTTTACAATCAGAGAGAGCGCAAGAATCCAATCTTTCCCGGATGATTGAGAATTCTTCGGAAGTATGGCAAATAAATATAAACAAATTGGAAATGCAGTTCCTTGCAATTTAGCTTATGCAATAGGTAGTGAAATATTTAAAAGTTTAAAGGGATAG
- a CDS encoding Mbov_0400 family ICE element protein yields the protein MENKELEKMKPFFTDTSITFDRLERNINNHPVVIFHSDYYESYYYLKCRSLYDSEGNFKTVFKGEVEIAAKKQGLLTKDSLIDTTQIYKISEKDMEKVFNKKNTLFLNTDFFNVNEIIQIYDKLQNNFKEVPPFISLSHITVNETSNEVKAKTLYSHKDLLDIEKIHNLKDNRLKKEILDLRNKEEKTLFEIKDINAGLRHSKDLFLIRLDNIKRNEKLFKTDYLDFITKNNINIKEYNLAQQNEIIRGFEEGLSKNEVLIYTDVKFQSPQMRQIIEGIKNKINIFLYLDPNLSWKEMREIRENLEEKKKLELEQESEEDFGMTM from the coding sequence ATGGAAAATAAAGAATTAGAAAAAATGAAACCATTTTTTACTGATACTTCAATTACATTTGACAGATTAGAAAGAAACATAAATAATCATCCTGTAGTTATATTTCATAGTGATTATTATGAAAGTTATTACTATTTAAAATGTAGAAGTTTATATGATAGCGAAGGAAATTTTAAAACTGTATTTAAAGGTGAAGTTGAAATAGCTGCCAAAAAGCAAGGTTTATTAACAAAAGATAGTTTAATAGATACAACTCAAATATATAAAATTTCAGAAAAAGATATGGAAAAGGTATTTAATAAAAAAAATACATTATTTTTAAATACTGATTTTTTTAATGTAAATGAAATTATTCAAATTTATGATAAATTACAAAATAATTTTAAAGAAGTTCCTCCATTTATTTCTTTAAGTCATATTACAGTAAATGAAACATCTAATGAAGTAAAAGCTAAAACTTTATATTCTCACAAAGATCTATTAGATATAGAAAAAATTCATAACTTAAAAGATAATAGACTTAAAAAAGAAATATTAGATTTGAGAAATAAAGAAGAAAAGACTTTATTCGAAATAAAAGATATTAATGCAGGTTTAAGACATAGTAAAGATTTATTTTTAATTCGTTTAGATAATATTAAAAGAAATGAAAAATTATTTAAGACAGATTATTTAGATTTTATAACTAAAAACAATATAAATATTAAAGAATATAATTTAGCACAACAAAATGAAATTATTAGAGGTTTTGAAGAAGGATTGAGCAAAAATGAAGTTTTAATTTATACAGATGTAAAATTTCAATCTCCGCAAATGCGACAAATAATTGAAGGGATAAAAAACAAAATAAATATTTTTCTGTATTTAGATCCTAATTTAAGTTGAAAAGAAATGCGTGAAATTCGTGAAAATTTAGAAGAAAAGAAAAAATTAGAGCTAGAGCAAGAATCCGAAGAAGACTTTGGAATGACAATGTAA
- a CDS encoding Mbov_0398 family ICE element protein, which translates to MGANKENKKQQQKKIRDKNILQPRYSGRFNRKEDAVLFNQLKEELRLKNIPVSDFVNKAILDKYKNLKAKAQVRDVKDDLFYALKKALWTNDKPIHNKINELQQITTFEIGILNKKLNWIIQVLFNMADIKDERHNYNKPNSLWLQEPLDFIEERDRYIKKVHANREKTLLEEIKDRERFEKFKEFWLDDLEKYDEEEEFKE; encoded by the coding sequence ATGGGAGCGAATAAGGAAAACAAAAAACAACAACAAAAAAAGATAAGAGATAAAAACATTTTACAACCACGTTATAGCGGTAGATTTAATAGAAAAGAAGATGCTGTGCTTTTTAATCAATTAAAAGAAGAATTACGTTTAAAAAACATACCAGTGTCTGACTTTGTAAATAAAGCTATTTTAGATAAATATAAAAACTTAAAAGCGAAAGCGCAAGTAAGAGACGTAAAAGATGATTTATTTTATGCTTTAAAAAAGGCGCTTTGAACTAATGATAAACCTATACATAATAAAATAAATGAATTACAACAAATTACTACTTTTGAAATAGGTATACTTAATAAAAAACTTAATTGAATAATTCAAGTTTTATTTAATATGGCTGACATTAAGGATGAACGTCACAACTATAATAAACCTAATTCTTTATGATTACAAGAACCTCTTGACTTTATAGAAGAAAGAGATAGATATATTAAAAAGGTACATGCAAATAGAGAAAAAACCTTATTAGAAGAAATAAAGGATAGAGAAAGATTTGAAAAATTTAAAGAATTTTGATTAGACGATTTGGAGAAATACGATGAAGAGGAAGAATTTAAAGAATAA
- a CDS encoding Mbov_0397 family ICE element conjugal transfer ATPase encodes MAKLQSKKLKHSSTIFIWKKFTLIDTALLFVFIFISYGLSFFAFSFAPNLVKFILFISVLALEMTLLIPISSHGAKGYIVFGRMIRFLLRPKKYSMNSKTSAKTKFLVPYEKVENDYIKNKNISYAMRYFGAIEIEGRDISKEHNDDMFILIEKLTLLFSKINTKATIIKLPKLINLNKNIETFNNLKNKNNINISKEMFDYFEKDLNDKNQNRQTDKYFLVIYANDVKSLDEEIKNISDELYNIGLNYEKLKIDSLLNLINEIQFPHTNFSNEELEEIKNAQKIDEFFAFSEIEFKASYIKSKDAFYSTQTISEFPLSLNQSWVQRTFDSDSVVFWHITPLKKEKISKILDNTEKNMEVNYLEEQNRFESRKLQKEYESLNELAEVAAQDQEAIVYSTIILFNRALSLEELKELEKTNKKNLEGWNAKINNLTYRQFEGYSSTLLKWSDNIKEAQEQIASNISFAWPFALSENNDYNHNLVGFSEYDKSPVFFDQSLKNDKRQNFNMFIVGTSGAGKTTFTKKAIVEKLMKNDEIIILDPQGEFTKFTNKMNGEIINLGSSSNKVFNPLQIRKLFNPKNEENTKSTNSELFILHENFLREWLKILYPEFLDSHIRYIIYSLKKLYQKLGFYDMKEDISELANDKYPIFSDLIEFMKEDKSKDFFNNEIKNNVLFILSDDFLENGRFKEIYNNHSNVDINNKMTLFNVSSLMNLSKNIFNASFYLIISFIQGRISNTYNKNYHIWIYIDEAHKFIDEENISTLDFVFSTVKEGRKYNCGTTLTTQNPSDFVKTEKIANKGRAIIGNCQYSAIFKLKSQDIEAINNLYSNLGGLTESEKRFLALALTGKCILTVSETKRLEIDSYYNLLEKEIYFDKGDLRR; translated from the coding sequence ATGGCAAAGTTACAAAGTAAAAAACTAAAACATTCTTCAACGATTTTTATTTGAAAAAAATTTACATTAATTGATACCGCTTTACTGTTTGTATTTATTTTTATTTCATATGGATTATCTTTTTTTGCATTTAGTTTTGCTCCTAATTTAGTAAAATTCATACTATTTATATCAGTATTAGCTTTAGAAATGACATTGTTAATACCTATTTCTAGCCATGGAGCAAAAGGGTATATTGTTTTTGGAAGAATGATTAGATTTCTATTAAGACCAAAAAAATATTCTATGAATAGTAAAACAAGTGCAAAAACCAAATTTTTAGTTCCATATGAAAAAGTAGAAAACGATTATATTAAAAATAAAAATATTAGTTATGCAATGCGATATTTCGGAGCTATTGAAATTGAGGGTAGAGATATTTCAAAAGAGCATAACGACGATATGTTTATTTTAATTGAAAAATTAACACTTTTATTTTCTAAAATAAATACTAAAGCAACTATCATTAAGTTGCCCAAATTAATAAATTTAAATAAAAATATTGAAACTTTCAATAATTTAAAAAATAAAAATAATATAAATATATCGAAAGAAATGTTCGATTATTTTGAAAAAGATTTAAATGATAAAAATCAAAATCGTCAAACTGATAAATACTTTTTAGTCATTTATGCTAATGACGTAAAAAGTTTAGATGAAGAAATTAAAAATATTTCTGATGAGCTTTATAACATTGGATTAAATTATGAAAAGTTAAAAATAGATAGTTTGTTAAATTTAATTAATGAAATCCAATTTCCACATACAAATTTTTCAAATGAAGAGTTAGAGGAAATTAAAAACGCGCAAAAAATAGATGAGTTTTTTGCATTTTCGGAAATAGAATTTAAAGCAAGTTATATAAAATCCAAAGATGCCTTTTATTCTACACAAACAATTTCGGAATTTCCATTAAGTTTGAATCAGAGTTGAGTTCAAAGAACATTTGATAGCGATAGTGTAGTGTTTTGACATATAACACCTTTAAAAAAGGAAAAAATTTCAAAAATACTAGATAATACAGAAAAAAATATGGAAGTTAATTATTTAGAAGAACAAAATCGTTTTGAAAGTAGAAAACTTCAAAAAGAATATGAATCTTTAAATGAATTGGCAGAAGTTGCAGCGCAAGATCAAGAGGCAATTGTATATTCGACTATTATTCTTTTTAATAGAGCTTTAAGTTTAGAAGAATTAAAAGAGTTAGAAAAAACTAACAAAAAAAATCTAGAAGGTTGAAATGCAAAAATTAACAATTTAACTTATAGGCAATTTGAAGGTTATTCTTCAACGTTATTAAAATGAAGCGATAATATTAAAGAAGCACAAGAACAAATAGCATCTAACATTTCTTTTGCTTGACCATTTGCTTTATCAGAAAATAATGATTATAACCATAATTTAGTGGGTTTTAGTGAATATGATAAAAGTCCGGTATTTTTTGATCAAAGCTTAAAAAATGATAAAAGACAAAATTTTAATATGTTTATTGTCGGAACTTCAGGGGCTGGAAAAACTACTTTTACTAAAAAAGCTATTGTGGAAAAATTAATGAAAAATGATGAAATCATAATTTTAGATCCGCAAGGCGAATTTACTAAATTTACTAATAAAATGAACGGAGAAATCATTAATTTAGGTTCTTCTTCTAATAAAGTTTTTAATCCTTTACAAATTAGAAAGTTATTTAATCCAAAAAATGAGGAAAATACAAAAAGTACAAATTCAGAATTATTTATTTTACATGAAAACTTTTTAAGAGAATGATTAAAAATTCTATATCCTGAATTCCTAGATAGCCATATTAGATACATAATTTATAGTTTGAAAAAGTTGTATCAAAAACTAGGTTTTTATGATATGAAAGAAGATATAAGTGAATTAGCTAATGATAAATATCCAATTTTCAGTGATTTAATTGAATTTATGAAAGAAGATAAATCAAAAGATTTTTTTAACAATGAAATTAAAAATAATGTTCTTTTCATTTTGAGTGATGACTTTTTAGAAAATGGAAGATTTAAAGAAATTTATAATAATCACTCTAATGTTGATATTAATAATAAAATGACTTTATTTAACGTTTCATCATTGATGAATTTATCTAAAAACATTTTTAATGCTTCATTTTATTTAATTATAAGTTTTATTCAAGGACGTATTTCAAATACATATAATAAAAACTATCATATTTGAATTTATATTGATGAGGCGCATAAGTTTATTGATGAAGAAAATATATCAACCTTGGATTTTGTATTTTCAACAGTAAAAGAGGGAAGAAAATATAACTGTGGAACAACACTTACTACACAAAACCCTTCAGACTTTGTAAAAACAGAAAAAATAGCCAATAAAGGAAGGGCAATTATAGGTAATTGTCAGTATTCTGCTATCTTTAAATTAAAATCACAAGACATTGAAGCTATAAATAATCTATATTCAAATTTAGGCGGTTTAACTGAAAGTGAAAAAAGATTTTTAGCTTTGGCACTAACTGGAAAATGTATTTTAACTGTTAGTGAAACAAAACGTTTAGAAATTGACTCTTATTACAACTTATTAGAAAAAGAAATTTATTTTGACAAAGGGGATTTAAGAAGATAG
- a CDS encoding Mbov_0396 family ICE element transmembrane protein translates to MFGLIFNELAWLFFSMIWFLVVQLPMQIISIIYDIFKLFGLDFAKYLIFSNSSPETGLKIPVEAGTFALASIVFLVILVLITIIRYFFVMKHEKKTEIIKTLSKNILPAISIFLILPIVTFIGFFLLTVLFDLLELAFTNGDKQNFAISLFSSLRPSEFFSENTWKEVIENNFSVNPLKDEFNKLASGQGLMLLLFYGAISIILIYSIGSIVISLATEGFMVAGLFILAPGFAVYSVVDNGKVLAKWRRQFIGQMIIILFYFIALNIFLLMVKISLKLDFIPEDQTPTGFIASILIKFIILIAVTTFKDKLMDFLSSILGLEASFKSGIKNVRDKLKTGFGGVAKTAMVAGSVGGLAVGASKLGKKVIGADLAKNSLKQQYNSGQISRTEYKKQLLDLKQDRKDKGIKWSDTRNGILFNNKVSRNIRDFVDNQKLQKNNNIIEQFDKGVFANTSQNRSEYYGAKFNNETIKNRMSARDLSSQLNSQKKSLAGKFKKKRK, encoded by the coding sequence ATGTTTGGTTTAATTTTTAATGAATTAGCTTGATTATTTTTTAGTATGATATGGTTTTTGGTTGTTCAATTACCAATGCAAATAATTAGTATTATTTATGACATTTTCAAATTATTTGGATTAGATTTTGCAAAATATTTAATATTTTCTAATTCTTCTCCTGAAACAGGTTTGAAAATTCCTGTTGAAGCAGGAACATTTGCCCTTGCTTCAATAGTGTTTTTGGTAATACTTGTATTAATAACAATAATAAGATACTTTTTTGTTATGAAACATGAGAAAAAAACCGAAATCATCAAGACATTATCTAAAAATATTTTACCTGCGATTAGTATATTTTTAATATTACCAATTGTAACGTTTATAGGTTTTTTTCTTTTAACAGTATTATTTGATTTACTAGAATTAGCTTTTACAAATGGAGATAAACAGAATTTTGCAATATCTTTATTTAGCAGTTTAAGACCGAGTGAGTTTTTTAGTGAAAATACTTGAAAAGAAGTTATAGAAAACAATTTTTCTGTTAACCCTTTAAAAGATGAATTTAATAAATTAGCTTCTGGACAAGGATTAATGCTTTTATTATTTTATGGTGCGATATCTATAATTTTAATATATAGCATTGGTTCAATTGTTATTTCATTAGCGACAGAAGGTTTTATGGTAGCGGGTCTATTTATTTTAGCTCCAGGGTTTGCCGTTTATTCAGTAGTAGACAACGGAAAAGTTTTAGCAAAATGAAGAAGACAATTTATAGGGCAAATGATAATAATTCTTTTTTATTTTATAGCTTTAAATATATTTTTATTAATGGTAAAAATAAGTTTAAAATTAGATTTTATACCAGAGGATCAAACACCTACAGGTTTTATTGCTTCGATTTTAATTAAATTCATAATATTAATTGCAGTTACTACTTTTAAGGATAAATTAATGGACTTTTTAAGTAGTATTTTAGGTTTAGAGGCATCATTTAAAAGTGGAATTAAAAATGTTAGAGATAAACTAAAAACAGGGTTTGGCGGAGTTGCTAAAACTGCTATGGTAGCAGGTTCTGTTGGTGGTTTAGCTGTTGGAGCATCAAAATTAGGAAAAAAAGTAATTGGAGCTGATTTAGCAAAAAACTCCTTGAAACAACAATATAATTCAGGTCAAATTTCTAGAACAGAATATAAAAAACAATTATTAGATTTAAAACAGGATCGTAAAGATAAGGGTATCAAATGAAGTGACACAAGAAATGGAATTTTATTTAATAATAAAGTGTCTCGTAATATAAGAGATTTTGTAGATAATCAAAAATTACAAAAAAACAATAATATTATTGAGCAATTTGATAAAGGTGTGTTTGCAAATACCAGCCAAAATAGAAGTGAATATTATGGTGCTAAATTTAATAATGAAACTATTAAAAATAGAATGAGTGCTAGAGACTTATCTAGTCAATTAAATTCACAGAAAAAAAGTCTAGCAGGTAAATTTAAGAAAAAGAGAAAATAA
- a CDS encoding Mbov_0395 family pilin-like conjugal transfer protein: MWLVNFDSNSLNNAITNVSNKTEKLLQQIWGWSSGIVAFILVGALIIEFIRLAISKNPEQKEQIKKQIRIILLVMLGILATVLVLFGSIYGIYKNSALEITGG; encoded by the coding sequence ATGTGATTAGTTAATTTTGATTCTAATAGTTTAAATAATGCAATAACAAATGTTTCAAATAAAACTGAAAAACTTTTACAACAAATTTGAGGATGATCTTCGGGTATAGTTGCATTTATTTTAGTAGGTGCTTTAATAATTGAGTTTATCAGATTAGCAATATCAAAAAATCCGGAACAAAAAGAACAAATTAAAAAGCAAATTAGAATTATTTTATTAGTTATGCTTGGAATTTTAGCAACAGTACTTGTATTATTTGGTTCAATTTATGGAATTTATAAAAATTCTGCACTAGAAATTACTGGAGGATAA
- a CDS encoding Mbov_0400 family ICE element protein, with product MSKIDKFKPFFTENEKLITFDRFENTISHRPVVIFYDCYRDSYFYLKLRTATISKPNGIGLKKKTPGEVLIKKSTQKGSLLKNDSYIDTTQLFQIKAQELESIVNTKNVLYLNTYYFQWDIVRTILLEVEKNLSYEPPKVSLVNVEKEGENFKGTTLYCHKDLWFYDKSKLDISEQTKIEFLEKEILENRNNDFDLKALFKNLKLGVRDELFEQSSWDDSENEEESLEQESEEDFGMTM from the coding sequence ATGAGTAAAATAGATAAATTTAAACCGTTTTTTACTGAAAATGAAAAATTAATTACTTTTGATAGATTTGAAAATACAATTAGTCATAGACCCGTTGTAATTTTTTATGATTGTTATAGAGATTCTTACTTTTATTTAAAACTAAGAACAGCAACTATTTCAAAACCTAACGGGATAGGTCTAAAAAAGAAAACACCAGGTGAAGTATTAATTAAAAAATCAACTCAAAAAGGTTCTTTATTGAAAAATGATAGTTACATCGATACTACTCAATTATTTCAAATTAAAGCGCAAGAATTGGAAAGTATTGTTAACACTAAAAATGTTTTATATTTAAACACTTATTATTTTCAATGAGATATAGTTAGAACAATTCTTTTAGAAGTTGAAAAGAACTTATCATATGAACCGCCTAAAGTTTCTCTTGTTAATGTTGAAAAAGAAGGTGAAAATTTTAAAGGAACAACTTTGTATTGTCATAAAGATTTATGATTTTATGATAAGAGTAAATTAGATATTTCTGAACAAACGAAAATAGAATTTTTAGAAAAAGAAATATTGGAAAATAGAAATAATGATTTTGATTTAAAAGCATTGTTTAAAAATTTAAAATTAGGTGTGAGGGACGAATTATTTGAGCAAAGCTCATGAGATGATTCGGAAAACGAAGAAGAAAGTTTAGAGCAAGAATCCGAAGAAGATTTTGGAATGACAATGTAG